The following proteins are co-located in the Candidatus Palauibacter scopulicola genome:
- a CDS encoding histidinol-phosphate transaminase, whose product MSGLAVAAPPGERLRLDHNERLFPAPELVRLLSQVPASALTRYPEAGGLEASLGEALGLESDRVLVTAGADDAIDRVCRRWLDGGREMITVAPTFEMVPAFAALAGGRVRSVPTLDDPAPLGPILDRLGERTGLVAVISPHNPTGTVAPVERILAIADRLTANAALLVDLAYVEFADRDPTRELLRRDNVLVVRTLSKAWGLAGLRVGSVLGPPAAIADLRAGGAPFPLAGPSIWLAERALALGDRVTATYVAAVRDERERLVSALRAAGAEPFESQANFVLASTDRAAALHRGFRQRGIAIRRYPNLPDLVRITLPGEEATFRHLLRVLDSTFGHIS is encoded by the coding sequence ATGAGCGGGCTGGCAGTGGCCGCGCCACCGGGCGAACGGCTCCGGCTCGATCACAACGAGCGCCTGTTCCCGGCGCCGGAACTCGTCCGTCTCCTCTCGCAGGTGCCGGCGAGTGCGCTGACGCGGTATCCGGAGGCGGGCGGCCTGGAGGCGTCCCTGGGCGAAGCCTTGGGCCTGGAAAGCGACCGCGTCCTGGTCACGGCGGGAGCGGATGACGCGATCGACCGCGTGTGCCGCCGCTGGCTCGACGGCGGACGGGAGATGATCACCGTGGCTCCCACGTTCGAGATGGTCCCGGCTTTCGCGGCGCTCGCGGGCGGGCGGGTGCGGTCCGTACCCACGCTTGACGACCCCGCTCCTCTCGGGCCGATCCTCGACCGGCTCGGGGAACGGACGGGCCTGGTCGCCGTGATCTCGCCGCACAATCCCACGGGAACCGTGGCCCCGGTCGAGCGGATCCTGGCCATCGCCGACCGCCTGACCGCGAACGCGGCGCTGCTCGTCGATCTCGCCTACGTCGAGTTTGCCGACCGCGACCCGACGCGGGAACTGCTGCGGCGCGACAACGTCCTCGTCGTACGGACGCTCTCAAAGGCGTGGGGCCTCGCCGGGCTTCGCGTGGGTTCCGTGCTGGGCCCGCCCGCGGCGATCGCGGACCTCCGCGCCGGCGGGGCGCCCTTCCCGCTTGCGGGTCCCTCCATCTGGTTGGCGGAGCGGGCGCTCGCGTTGGGCGACCGCGTCACCGCGACGTACGTCGCCGCCGTGCGCGACGAGCGCGAGAGGCTCGTCTCGGCACTGCGCGCGGCGGGGGCGGAGCCCTTCGAGTCGCAGGCGAACTTCGTGCTCGCCTCCACCGACCGCGCGGCCGCCCTGCACCGCGGCTTTCGGCAGCGGGGCATCGCCATCCGGCGCTATCCGAACTTGCCGGACCTGGTCCGGATCACGCTTCCGGGGGAGGAGGCGACGTTCCGCCACCTCCTCCGCGTGCTCGACTCGACGTTTGGACACATCTCGTGA
- a CDS encoding sigma-70 family RNA polymerase sigma factor, which produces MLVLRAQRGERAAFGELVTRYMQRAYYTALGLVGNHDDALDLSQEAFARAFRARARIDPERPFFPWLYQIIRRLCFNHTRDQRLHRLKLETAGSWLSDTTMGRRPLSPDQAVMRSELREQVGAAIERLPERERETLVLREFEELRYREIAELLGIPIGTVMSRLYRARRSLAREMETAGTRPDQGGGAGDE; this is translated from the coding sequence ATGCTCGTGCTTCGCGCGCAGCGCGGCGAGCGTGCGGCCTTCGGCGAACTCGTCACACGATACATGCAACGTGCCTACTATACCGCGCTCGGCCTCGTAGGGAACCACGACGATGCCCTGGACCTCTCTCAGGAGGCCTTCGCCAGGGCGTTCCGCGCGCGCGCTAGGATCGACCCGGAACGGCCCTTCTTCCCCTGGCTGTACCAGATCATCCGGCGACTCTGTTTCAACCATACGCGGGACCAGCGGCTGCACCGCCTGAAACTCGAGACGGCGGGCAGCTGGCTCTCGGACACGACGATGGGGCGGCGCCCGCTCAGCCCGGATCAGGCGGTGATGCGATCCGAACTGCGCGAACAGGTCGGCGCGGCCATCGAACGCCTGCCCGAGCGGGAGCGGGAGACGCTCGTCCTGCGCGAATTCGAGGAACTTCGCTACCGGGAGATCGCCGAGTTGCTGGGCATCCCCATCGGGACGGTGATGTCGCGCCTCTACCGGGCGCGGCGGTCTCTCGCGCGCGAGATGGAGACGGCGGGAACGCGCCCCGACCAGGGGGGAGGTGCGGGCGATGAATGA
- a CDS encoding alpha/beta fold hydrolase, whose amino-acid sequence MVPRLLVAAGCVLSSPALAQEPDPDSGGSGGGVGGVEGRWVGSVVLPTGGLPFSVTFERAEDVLVATMDIQGAVDLPLTAVSHENDRVHFELETPIGLAAWDGALTGDTIEGEFTQGVVTATFSVSRADPAEAEAEEPPPYREEEVSFENGDVHLEGTLTLPEGPGPFPGVVLITGSGPQDRDEVVAGFAVFRHLSDHLTRQGIAVLRYDDRGVGGSTGSVSSSTSSDFAGDALAGLARLSEHPDVDPARVGLLGHSEGAIVAPIAASRSEAVRFAVLLAGSTVPGTEILYEQSAAIQRASGVPEDRIEWNTDFQRRLFAALDAGEDLEAYREELGAAIREGIETLPGAQRAAISDVDAYVQGQIDAQIDRVETPWFRYFLTYDPTEGLRGTRVPVLALFGGLDLQVLPDQNRPPLEEALAGNPDVTVDVLPRANHLFQAATSGSPAEYALLEKRFVDGFLETISDWILARFGN is encoded by the coding sequence ATGGTCCCGAGACTGCTTGTCGCGGCCGGGTGCGTGCTCTCCTCTCCGGCGCTGGCGCAGGAGCCGGATCCGGACTCCGGGGGAAGCGGCGGAGGCGTCGGAGGCGTCGAGGGCAGGTGGGTGGGATCCGTCGTTCTTCCCACGGGTGGCCTGCCCTTTTCGGTCACCTTCGAGCGCGCGGAGGACGTGCTCGTCGCCACGATGGATATCCAGGGAGCGGTGGATCTTCCCCTCACCGCCGTGTCCCACGAGAACGACCGCGTGCATTTCGAACTCGAAACCCCGATCGGTCTCGCCGCGTGGGACGGCGCCCTTACGGGTGACACCATCGAGGGCGAATTCACCCAGGGCGTCGTGACCGCCACGTTCTCCGTGTCGCGGGCCGATCCCGCGGAAGCGGAGGCGGAAGAGCCGCCACCGTACCGGGAGGAAGAGGTCTCGTTCGAGAACGGCGACGTACACCTCGAGGGCACACTGACGCTTCCGGAGGGGCCGGGACCGTTCCCGGGCGTCGTCCTCATCACGGGGTCGGGGCCACAGGACCGGGATGAGGTCGTGGCCGGGTTCGCCGTCTTCCGCCACCTCTCCGACCACCTCACCCGGCAGGGCATCGCGGTCCTCCGCTACGACGACCGCGGCGTCGGCGGCTCGACGGGCAGCGTCTCTTCCTCGACCTCGTCCGACTTCGCCGGGGACGCGCTGGCGGGCCTCGCGCGGCTCTCGGAACACCCGGACGTCGATCCCGCGCGCGTCGGCCTCTTGGGACACAGCGAGGGCGCCATCGTGGCGCCGATCGCGGCCTCGCGCTCGGAGGCCGTCCGCTTCGCCGTGCTGCTGGCCGGTTCGACCGTGCCCGGCACAGAGATCCTGTACGAGCAGTCCGCGGCCATTCAGCGCGCGAGCGGCGTGCCCGAGGACCGCATCGAGTGGAACACCGACTTCCAGCGCCGGCTGTTTGCGGCTCTGGACGCGGGAGAGGATCTGGAGGCGTATCGCGAGGAACTCGGGGCCGCGATCCGCGAGGGCATCGAGACCCTGCCCGGAGCGCAGCGCGCCGCGATCTCCGACGTGGACGCCTACGTGCAGGGCCAGATCGACGCGCAGATCGACCGCGTCGAGACACCCTGGTTCCGCTATTTTCTCACCTACGATCCGACCGAAGGTCTCCGGGGCACGCGGGTACCGGTGCTCGCGCTGTTCGGCGGGCTCGACCTGCAGGTACTCCCCGACCAGAACCGCCCGCCGCTGGAAGAGGCGCTGGCCGGGAACCCGGACGTGACGGTGGACGTGCTCCCGCGCGCGAATCACCTCTTCCAGGCCGCGACGAGCGGATCCCCGGCCGAGTACGCGCTGCTCGAGAAGCGCTTCGTCGACGGCTTCCTCGAAACGATCTCCGACTGGATCCTCGCCCGCTTCGGCAACTGA
- the hisB gene encoding imidazoleglycerol-phosphate dehydratase HisB produces the protein MNANSGESRSASGRVGERSRRTLETRIEARLDLDRRGRSHVDTGLAFLDHMIGATVFHGGMTLDLRAQGDLDIDDHHTVEDCGLVFGSVIRDALGDGGGIRRFGYAYAPLDEALARAVVDLSGRPFASVDLGLRREMLGTVATENLPHFFASLATSGGLTLHLDVIRGDNDHHRAEAAFKAFGLALAEAVAERAVPGVPSTKGVLESAGLPQ, from the coding sequence ATGAATGCGAACTCCGGAGAGAGTCGCTCGGCCAGCGGGCGGGTGGGAGAACGGTCCCGCCGCACGCTCGAGACCCGCATCGAAGCCCGGCTGGACCTGGACCGCCGGGGACGCAGCCACGTCGATACGGGGCTCGCGTTTCTCGATCACATGATCGGCGCCACGGTCTTTCACGGCGGCATGACGCTGGACCTGCGCGCGCAGGGCGACCTCGACATCGACGACCACCACACGGTGGAAGACTGCGGGCTCGTCTTCGGTTCGGTCATCCGGGACGCGCTCGGGGACGGGGGCGGGATCCGCCGCTTCGGGTACGCCTACGCGCCTCTCGACGAGGCGCTCGCCCGGGCGGTAGTGGACCTCTCCGGACGTCCCTTCGCCAGCGTGGACCTCGGCCTCCGGCGCGAGATGCTGGGGACGGTCGCGACCGAGAACCTCCCCCACTTCTTCGCCTCGCTCGCGACATCCGGAGGCCTGACGCTCCACCTGGACGTGATCCGCGGCGACAACGACCACCATCGCGCGGAGGCCGCCTTCAAGGCGTTCGGTCTCGCCCTCGCCGAGGCGGTCGCGGAGCGCGCGGTGCCCGGAGTCCCGAGCACGAAGGGCGTGCTCGAATCCGCCGGGTTGCCTCAATGA
- a CDS encoding heavy metal-binding domain-containing protein, translating into MIITSRNDLAGHRIVEEFGLVRGSTIRARHLGRDILAGLKTIVGGEIQEYTKMMAEAREQAVDRMEAEAAAAGANAILCVRFSTSYILGGTAEIVVYGSAVRVEEV; encoded by the coding sequence ATGATCATCACCTCCAGGAACGACCTCGCCGGACACCGGATCGTCGAGGAGTTCGGCCTCGTCCGCGGCAGCACGATCCGGGCGCGCCACCTGGGCCGCGACATTCTCGCCGGCCTGAAGACCATCGTGGGCGGCGAGATCCAGGAATACACGAAGATGATGGCCGAGGCGCGGGAACAGGCGGTCGATCGCATGGAGGCCGAGGCGGCGGCGGCCGGCGCGAACGCGATCCTCTGCGTCCGCTTCTCCACCTCCTACATCCTGGGAGGGACCGCCGAGATCGTGGTCTACGGCTCCGCCGTCAGGGTCGAGGAGGTCTGA
- the hisH gene encoding imidazole glycerol phosphate synthase subunit HisH encodes MSAARMATGPRDVGIVPTGVANLEAVAAAFRRLGRTPRLLDSATGISSADYVVLPGVGSFAGGMAELRRRGWAEAVRGRVEAGRPTLAICLGLQLLCEGSEEAPGTAGLGCVPGRVVRLAESCRIPQLGWNLFAAPAGTVFLRSSVVYFANSYGLEAGPAGWTAAMGRHGSRFVAGLERGGVLACQFHPELSGKVGAGLLKRWLDESPGAAAAFERRAQRPTLAAAC; translated from the coding sequence ATGAGCGCGGCGCGGATGGCAACGGGTCCCCGGGATGTGGGAATCGTTCCGACGGGCGTGGCGAACCTCGAGGCGGTGGCGGCCGCGTTCCGGCGCCTGGGGAGAACCCCGCGGCTGCTGGACTCCGCCACGGGAATATCGAGCGCCGACTACGTCGTCCTGCCCGGCGTGGGGTCGTTCGCGGGAGGCATGGCGGAGCTTCGCCGGCGCGGCTGGGCGGAGGCGGTCCGCGGGCGGGTGGAGGCGGGACGGCCGACGCTCGCCATCTGTCTCGGACTTCAGCTCCTGTGCGAGGGGAGCGAGGAAGCGCCGGGCACCGCCGGACTCGGGTGCGTGCCGGGCCGCGTGGTCCGGCTGGCGGAGAGCTGCCGTATACCCCAGTTGGGCTGGAACCTCTTCGCGGCGCCGGCCGGAACCGTGTTCCTGCGCTCATCCGTCGTCTACTTCGCCAACTCCTACGGGCTCGAAGCGGGTCCCGCGGGCTGGACCGCCGCGATGGGGCGGCACGGAAGCCGCTTCGTGGCGGGGCTGGAGCGCGGTGGAGTCCTCGCCTGCCAGTTCCACCCGGAGCTGTCGGGGAAGGTCGGCGCGGGCCTCCTGAAGCGATGGCTCGACGAATCGCCGGGTGCGGCGGCGGCGTTCGAGCGGCGCGCGCAGCGGCCCACGCTCGCGGCGGCATGCTGA
- a CDS encoding M20/M25/M40 family metallo-hydrolase: MYGPYARTFAGLIVSVPLGMAILGGMPAVATAQAPGEDVRRLAEHPAVRNAFRIIEELEPRTIRELIELTEVPAPPFMEDERGRVYAERLREAGADSVFIDEEGNAVAIRYGRGGARGSTPEGERRTVVLSGHLDTVFPADVDVTVTQRGDTLFAPGIGDDTRGLIAVLTVLRALEAAGIETEADVRFIGTVGEEGLGDLRGMKYLFREGADPIHTWIDIDGTGLGRIVNKGLGSHRFRVTFRGPGGHSWGAFGMASPAHALGRGIRHFQDVADTLTRSGPRTSYNVGRLGGGTSVNSIPFEAWMEVDMRSESEESLGRIDAAFRDAMRRALAEENALRRAGPEIELELDQIGDRPSGEVADDHPLVERAIAVMPLFGAVPALTRSSTDSNIPISLGIPAVTIGSGGIGSGAHSPGEWWINRDGHLGIQANLLLLVSEAGLAEPIP, encoded by the coding sequence ATGTACGGACCATATGCCCGGACCTTCGCCGGACTCATCGTCTCGGTCCCCCTTGGCATGGCCATCCTTGGGGGGATGCCGGCTGTGGCGACGGCCCAGGCGCCGGGCGAGGACGTGCGGCGCCTCGCCGAGCATCCCGCGGTGCGGAACGCCTTCAGGATCATCGAGGAACTCGAACCGAGGACGATCCGCGAACTCATCGAACTCACGGAAGTTCCGGCGCCCCCCTTCATGGAAGACGAGCGCGGCCGGGTCTACGCGGAGCGGCTCCGCGAAGCCGGGGCCGACTCCGTGTTCATCGACGAGGAGGGCAACGCGGTGGCGATCCGCTACGGCCGGGGCGGCGCGCGGGGATCGACGCCGGAGGGGGAGCGGCGGACGGTGGTGCTGTCGGGACACCTGGACACGGTCTTCCCGGCGGACGTCGACGTGACGGTCACGCAGCGCGGGGACACGCTGTTCGCGCCCGGGATCGGCGACGACACGCGCGGTCTCATCGCGGTTCTCACCGTGCTGCGGGCGCTCGAGGCGGCCGGTATCGAGACGGAGGCGGACGTTCGGTTCATCGGTACGGTCGGGGAGGAAGGACTCGGCGACCTGCGCGGGATGAAGTACCTGTTTCGCGAGGGCGCGGACCCCATCCACACGTGGATCGACATCGACGGCACGGGACTGGGTCGGATCGTGAACAAAGGGCTCGGCTCCCACCGGTTCCGCGTGACGTTCCGGGGTCCCGGCGGACACTCCTGGGGCGCGTTCGGGATGGCCAGCCCCGCCCATGCGCTGGGCCGCGGGATCCGTCATTTCCAGGACGTGGCCGACACGCTCACGCGGTCGGGGCCGCGCACGAGCTACAACGTGGGGCGGCTGGGCGGCGGCACGTCGGTCAACTCGATTCCGTTCGAGGCGTGGATGGAAGTGGACATGCGCTCTGAGAGCGAGGAGAGCCTCGGGCGCATCGACGCTGCCTTCCGGGACGCGATGCGCCGGGCATTGGCGGAGGAAAACGCCCTGCGCCGGGCCGGGCCGGAGATCGAACTCGAACTGGACCAGATCGGAGACCGTCCCTCGGGAGAGGTCGCGGACGACCATCCCCTCGTCGAGCGGGCCATCGCGGTGATGCCCCTCTTCGGGGCGGTGCCCGCGCTGACCCGTTCCTCGACGGACTCCAACATCCCGATCTCCCTGGGCATCCCCGCGGTGACGATCGGGAGCGGCGGCATCGGGAGCGGGGCCCACTCGCCCGGCGAATGGTGGATCAACCGTGACGGCCACCTCGGGATCCAGGCGAACCTCCTCCTGCTGGTGAGCGAGGCGGGTCTGGCCGAGCCCATCCCGTGA
- the hisF gene encoding imidazole glycerol phosphate synthase subunit HisF, translating into MLNVRVIPCLDVRDGRVVKGVRFDNLADQGDPARLARRYEREGADELVILDVSATAEGRVARFETVGRVRDEISIPLTVGGGVRTAEDAGALLEAGADRVAVNTAAVERPELLSEIATRFGAQCAVLALDGGATSDEACASGFEVLTHSGSRRTGLDAAEWGRRGAALGAGEILLTSFDRDGTRSGYDLALIGVIREAVPVPIVASGGGAHAGHMCAAIEAGADAVLAASIFHQGDWSIGRLKDRLQQLGVAVRR; encoded by the coding sequence ATGCTGAACGTCCGGGTCATTCCGTGCCTGGATGTGAGGGACGGGAGGGTCGTGAAGGGCGTCCGCTTCGACAACCTCGCGGATCAGGGCGACCCCGCCCGGCTCGCGCGGCGCTACGAGCGCGAAGGGGCGGACGAACTCGTGATCCTCGATGTCTCGGCCACGGCGGAGGGAAGGGTGGCCCGGTTCGAAACGGTGGGCCGCGTGCGTGACGAGATCTCGATTCCGCTGACGGTCGGCGGCGGCGTGCGGACGGCGGAAGACGCGGGCGCCCTGCTGGAGGCGGGGGCGGACCGGGTCGCGGTGAACACGGCGGCGGTCGAGCGGCCGGAACTCCTGTCCGAGATCGCGACCCGGTTCGGGGCCCAGTGCGCGGTCCTGGCCCTCGACGGCGGCGCGACATCGGATGAGGCGTGTGCGAGCGGCTTCGAGGTTCTGACGCACTCGGGAAGCCGGCGCACGGGTCTCGATGCCGCGGAGTGGGGCCGACGCGGGGCGGCGCTGGGCGCGGGCGAGATCCTCCTCACGAGCTTCGACCGGGACGGTACGCGGAGCGGCTACGACCTGGCCCTGATCGGAGTCATCCGGGAAGCCGTGCCGGTGCCGATCGTGGCTTCGGGCGGGGGAGCCCATGCGGGTCACATGTGCGCGGCCATCGAGGCGGGCGCCGACGCGGTCCTGGCGGCGTCGATCTTCCACCAGGGCGACTGGTCGATCGGCCGACTCAAGGATCGGCTGCAGCAACTCGGGGTCGCGGTGCGCCGATGA
- the hisD gene encoding histidinol dehydrogenase, producing MIIPSIDLMGGRAVQLRQGSTLEIDAGDPRPLAERFAVAGEVAIIDLDAALGRGDNTALIRELLGLAPCRVGGGIRSREAALDWLDAGARRVILGTAATPEVLGGLPAERVIAALDARDGEVVVEGWQRGTGRDVLGRMEELDGLADGYLVTFVEVEGTLGGIPLDRVSALVAAAGSARVTVAGGVREVSEIAALDRMGADAQVGMAIYSGRMDLGDAISAPLKSDRADGLWATLVEDTAGRALGLAWSSAESLRTAVRERRGVYQSRSRGLWRKGETSGATQELVRVAADCDRDTLRFTVRQRGTGFCHTGAATCFDAAPSRGSAALPPLSGMGLSDLEARLRERFADPEPGSLTARLAGDPELLRGKLVEEAHELAEAGSKADAVAEFADLYYFALTRLLKAGGSLEDVRRELERRALKVRRRVPRAPGGPTGRGDVAPAAAAGAILPPIGLDEAVRAARAPALDPAALEVARTILDDVERRGEPALREHAERLGDLEPGDDLLLDRAALKRATEALHPDDRELLRRVADRIRTFAEAQRASATDLDTRVAGGRGGHRLVPVGAAGCYAPGGRFPLPSSVLMTAIPARIAGVGAVWAASPRPSAAARAAAFIAGADGLLTIGGAQAIGALAFGVGGVSRCEKIVGPGNRFVTAAKRLLYGRVGLDTIAGPSELLVVASPDAAPSRVAADLLAQAEHDPDAVPLLCAFDEATVEAVREAAERQLAALPTAPIARQALAAGGALLAASPDEAAAICDAVAPEHLHLHGDLAESLAPRVDRYGSLFLGAATPEAAGDYGAGPNHTLPTSGAAAFDSGLSVFSFLRRPTWLSLSSEDEAYEGLLRDTAALARLEGLEAHALSAELRLTAAGREDRGRKVRAS from the coding sequence ATGATCATCCCATCCATCGACCTCATGGGCGGCCGGGCCGTGCAGCTTCGGCAGGGCTCGACGCTCGAAATCGATGCCGGCGATCCGCGGCCTCTCGCCGAGAGGTTCGCCGTCGCGGGGGAAGTCGCGATCATCGACCTCGACGCCGCGCTCGGCCGCGGAGACAACACCGCCCTGATCCGTGAACTGCTCGGGCTCGCGCCGTGTCGGGTGGGCGGCGGCATTCGGTCCCGGGAGGCGGCGCTCGACTGGCTCGACGCGGGTGCGCGGCGCGTGATCCTGGGAACGGCCGCGACGCCCGAAGTCCTGGGCGGACTTCCCGCGGAACGCGTGATCGCGGCGCTCGACGCGCGCGACGGCGAGGTCGTCGTGGAGGGCTGGCAGCGCGGGACGGGCCGCGATGTCCTCGGGCGCATGGAGGAACTCGACGGCCTCGCGGACGGCTATCTGGTCACCTTCGTGGAGGTCGAAGGCACACTCGGGGGGATCCCGCTGGATCGCGTGTCCGCCCTCGTCGCGGCCGCCGGGTCCGCGCGCGTGACGGTGGCGGGCGGGGTCCGCGAGGTTTCGGAGATCGCGGCGCTGGACCGAATGGGCGCCGACGCGCAGGTGGGGATGGCGATCTACAGCGGGCGCATGGATCTGGGCGACGCCATCTCGGCTCCGCTGAAGTCCGACCGGGCCGACGGGTTGTGGGCGACGCTGGTCGAGGACACGGCCGGGCGCGCGCTCGGGCTCGCCTGGTCGAGCGCGGAGAGCCTGCGCACCGCCGTCCGGGAACGGCGCGGCGTCTACCAGAGCCGCTCACGCGGGCTCTGGAGGAAGGGCGAGACGTCGGGCGCCACGCAGGAACTGGTGCGCGTGGCGGCGGACTGCGACCGCGACACGCTGCGCTTCACGGTGCGGCAGCGCGGGACCGGCTTCTGTCACACGGGCGCCGCGACGTGTTTCGACGCGGCGCCGTCCCGGGGGTCGGCGGCGCTGCCGCCCCTGTCGGGCATGGGGCTGTCCGACCTCGAAGCCCGCCTCCGCGAGCGGTTCGCCGACCCGGAGCCGGGCTCGCTGACCGCGCGGCTCGCCGGGGACCCCGAGCTGCTGCGGGGAAAGCTCGTCGAGGAAGCGCACGAACTCGCGGAAGCCGGATCGAAGGCGGACGCGGTGGCGGAGTTCGCGGACCTGTACTACTTCGCCCTCACGCGGCTCCTGAAGGCGGGCGGCTCCCTCGAAGACGTGCGCCGGGAACTCGAGCGGCGCGCGCTCAAGGTGCGCCGCCGGGTTCCCAGGGCGCCGGGAGGGCCGACCGGGCGGGGGGACGTGGCGCCCGCCGCGGCGGCGGGCGCGATCCTGCCGCCGATCGGCCTCGACGAGGCGGTGCGGGCGGCGCGCGCGCCGGCGCTCGATCCGGCGGCCCTCGAGGTCGCGCGGACGATCCTGGACGATGTCGAGCGGCGCGGAGAGCCGGCGCTCCGCGAGCATGCCGAGCGGCTCGGCGACCTCGAGCCGGGCGACGACCTGCTCCTCGACCGGGCAGCGCTTAAGCGCGCGACAGAGGCCCTGCACCCCGACGACCGCGAGTTGCTGCGCCGCGTGGCCGACCGGATCCGCACGTTCGCGGAGGCCCAGCGGGCATCCGCGACCGACCTCGACACGCGGGTCGCGGGCGGCCGCGGCGGCCACCGGCTCGTGCCCGTCGGCGCGGCCGGCTGCTACGCGCCCGGCGGGCGCTTTCCCCTCCCGTCCTCGGTGCTCATGACCGCCATCCCGGCGCGGATCGCGGGCGTGGGCGCCGTCTGGGCCGCATCGCCGCGCCCGAGCGCGGCGGCCCGGGCCGCGGCGTTCATCGCCGGGGCGGACGGCCTGCTGACCATCGGGGGCGCGCAGGCGATCGGCGCGCTCGCCTTCGGCGTCGGAGGCGTCTCCCGCTGCGAGAAGATCGTGGGACCGGGCAACCGGTTCGTCACCGCGGCCAAGCGCCTCCTCTACGGCCGGGTCGGCCTCGACACCATCGCCGGCCCATCCGAGCTGCTCGTCGTCGCCTCGCCGGATGCGGCGCCGTCCCGCGTCGCGGCCGACCTGCTCGCCCAGGCCGAGCACGACCCCGACGCCGTCCCGCTCCTGTGCGCCTTCGACGAAGCGACCGTCGAGGCCGTCCGCGAAGCGGCCGAGCGGCAGTTGGCCGCGCTGCCGACCGCACCGATCGCGCGCCAGGCCCTGGCGGCCGGCGGCGCCCTCCTCGCGGCCAGCCCCGACGAGGCCGCCGCCATCTGCGACGCGGTGGCCCCGGAGCACCTCCACCTGCACGGCGACCTCGCCGAGTCCCTCGCTCCCCGGGTCGACCGCTACGGATCGCTTTTCCTGGGGGCAGCCACGCCCGAGGCGGCCGGCGACTACGGAGCCGGGCCGAACCATACCCTTCCCACATCGGGCGCGGCGGCGTTCGACTCGGGACTCTCGGTGTTCTCGTTCCTGCGCCGACCGACGTGGCTGTCGCTTTCCTCGGAAGATGAAGCCTACGAGGGCCTGCTTCGCGACACCGCCGCGCTCGCCCGACTCGAGGGACTGGAGGCGCACGCGCTGTCGGCGGAACTCCGGCTCACGGCAGCGGGCCGGGAGGATCGCGGTCGGAAGGTCCGCGCCTCGTGA
- a CDS encoding transporter substrate-binding domain-containing protein, with translation MSKTRSPCGPTAEGGVELKFKATEPIVRRLLAGFALVGAGCGGPVEPPLSAMCGDAPLTVAFYALFAPVSYSADENPNSPGFSRHMGYEADLLSALEAMPGTGLSFVRRPIADWPGIWLLPATPDFDMAGGGITILESRTLDDTGVRAVAFTSGHITFRQSLLVRSEDAARLSSYDALTSAVRVGVLAGTTGEARLLQITGIVDGSGVLRAGTRVETPAGTVVADGTGAFTITAAMASPVLGGRTRLHPPSSDMPRVVYLGRESGDQELFDALRDGRIDAVAQGEIGSGEAAHRSGGEFTVAARDSLAEFGGFTLDADARDLLTCIDARIDWLTDERRTGFAEWLADPSVFRQRAALWPGGG, from the coding sequence ATGTCGAAAACGCGGTCTCCCTGCGGGCCGACGGCTGAGGGGGGTGTCGAGCTGAAGTTCAAGGCGACAGAGCCGATCGTACGGCGGCTGCTGGCCGGGTTTGCGCTCGTCGGTGCGGGCTGCGGCGGCCCCGTGGAGCCGCCGCTGTCGGCCATGTGTGGCGACGCTCCTCTCACGGTGGCGTTCTACGCACTCTTCGCGCCCGTAAGCTACAGCGCGGACGAGAACCCGAACTCGCCCGGGTTCAGTCGGCACATGGGCTACGAAGCCGACCTCCTCAGCGCGCTCGAGGCCATGCCCGGTACCGGACTCTCCTTCGTGCGCCGCCCGATCGCCGACTGGCCCGGAATCTGGCTTCTGCCCGCGACGCCGGACTTCGACATGGCCGGCGGCGGTATCACGATTCTCGAGTCGCGCACGCTCGACGATACCGGTGTCCGGGCGGTTGCGTTCACATCCGGCCACATCACGTTCCGCCAGTCGCTCCTGGTGCGAAGCGAGGATGCCGCGCGACTCTCCTCCTACGACGCGCTCACGAGCGCGGTGCGCGTGGGCGTCCTTGCGGGCACAACGGGCGAAGCCCGGCTGCTCCAGATCACGGGAATCGTGGACGGTTCCGGCGTGCTCCGGGCGGGGACGCGCGTGGAGACGCCGGCCGGCACGGTCGTGGCGGATGGGACGGGGGCGTTTACGATCACGGCCGCCATGGCATCGCCCGTCCTTGGGGGCCGAACCCGCCTTCACCCCCCATCCAGCGACATGCCGCGGGTGGTGTACCTCGGCCGGGAGTCCGGCGATCAGGAATTGTTCGACGCCCTGCGCGATGGACGCATCGACGCCGTGGCCCAGGGGGAAATCGGAAGCGGCGAGGCCGCGCACAGGTCGGGCGGAGAGTTCACTGTGGCCGCCCGGGATTCCCTCGCCGAATTCGGAGGGTTCACGCTGGATGCGGACGCCCGCGATCTGTTGACCTGCATCGATGCCCGAATCGACTGGCTGACCGACGAACGCCGCACAGGGTTCGCGGAATGGCTCGCCGACCCGTCCGTCTTCCGGCAGCGAGCCGCCCTCTGGCCCGGCGGTGGCTGA